One Odocoileus virginianus isolate 20LAN1187 ecotype Illinois chromosome 6, Ovbor_1.2, whole genome shotgun sequence DNA segment encodes these proteins:
- the LOC110133426 gene encoding olfactory receptor 11H4 produces the protein MNRSETHIVTEFVLLGFPGCWEIQIFLFSLFLVVYALTLVGNGAIICAVKWDPRLYTPMYFLLGNFAFLEIWYVSSTIPNMLVNILSKTKAISFSGCFLQFYFFFSLGTAECLFLAVMAYDRYQAICHPLHYPIIMTRRLCGTLVSLCWLIGFLGYPIPIFFISQLPFCGPNIIDHFLCDMDPLMALSCAPAPITEFIFYTQSSLVLFFTLMYILRSYTLLLRAVFQIPSTAGQRKAFSTCGSHLTVVSLFYGTVMVMYVSPTYGISALMQKILTLVYSIMTPFLNPLIYSLRNKDMKLALRNVLFGRRISQNS, from the coding sequence ATGAACAGGTCAGAAACACACATTGTGACTGAGTTTGTTCTCCTGGGATTCCCTGGTTGCTGGGAGatacagatttttctcttctcactATTTTTGGTGGTTTATGCCTTGACTTTGGTGGGGAATGGAGCCATTATCTGTGCAGTGAAATGGGACCCACGACTgtacacccccatgtacttcctgTTGGGAAACTTTGCCTTCCTTGAAATCTGGTATGTTTCCTCCACTATTCCTAACATGCTAGTCAACATTCTCTCCAAAACGAAGGCCATCTCATTTTCTGGCTGCTTCCTCcagttctatttcttcttttccctggGCACAGCTGAATGTCTCTTCTTAGCAGTAATGGCTTATGATCGGTACCAGGCCATCTGTCACCCACTGCACTACCCCATCATCATGACTCGGAGGCTCTGTGGAACGCTGGTATCTCTCTGCTGGCTCATTGGATTCCTTGGCTACCCAATCCCCATTTTTTTCATCTCCCAACTTCCCTTCTGTGGACCCAATATCATTGATCACTTCCTGTGTGATATGGATCCACTGATGGCTCTGTCCTGTGCTCCAGCCCCcattactgaatttattttctatacTCAGAGCTCCCTTGTCCTCTTTTTCACTCTTATGTATATTCTTCGATCCTACACCCTGCTGCTCAGAgctgtttttcagattccttctACAGCTGGCCAGAGAAAGGCCTTTTCGACCTGTGGTTCTCATTTAACTGTGGTGTCTCTTTTCTATGGGACAGTCATGGTAATGTATGTGAGTCCTACATATGGCATCTCAGCTTTGATGCAGAAGATCCTCACATTGGTATATTCAATAATGACTCCTTTCCTTAATCCCCTGATCTATAGTCTTCGCAATAAGGACATGAAACTTGCCCTGAGAAATGTCCTGTTTGGAAGGAGAATTAGTCAAAATTCATGA